The following proteins come from a genomic window of Oricola thermophila:
- a CDS encoding XdhC family protein, protein MGQKADIHEQVAELKNAGEAFAIATVVRTVAATAAKAGAKAIIRADGTIMEGWIGGGCARGAVLKAARESMADGVPRFVSVQPEDMLAELGVSPGTEKEGVRFARNMCPSKGTMDVFIEPVLPSPGIIILGASPVAVALAEIALRFGYHVTVCAPGDDQGAFAAADARIDGFMLETAETADKYIVVSTQGRGDEAALSAALSVPSAHVSFVGSRAKAAALSAKLRDKGVDADRLATLKAPAGLDIGAITPDEIALSILAEITQVRRRRQRDAAERAGEGR, encoded by the coding sequence ATGGGACAGAAGGCAGACATCCACGAACAGGTCGCCGAACTGAAGAATGCGGGTGAGGCGTTCGCGATCGCGACGGTGGTGCGCACGGTCGCCGCGACGGCGGCGAAGGCCGGCGCCAAGGCGATCATCCGCGCCGATGGCACGATCATGGAAGGCTGGATCGGCGGAGGGTGCGCGCGTGGCGCGGTTCTGAAGGCGGCCAGGGAATCGATGGCCGACGGCGTGCCGCGCTTCGTCTCGGTGCAGCCCGAGGACATGCTGGCCGAGCTGGGCGTTTCGCCGGGCACGGAAAAGGAAGGTGTACGCTTCGCGCGTAACATGTGTCCGAGCAAGGGAACGATGGACGTTTTCATCGAACCGGTCCTGCCGTCGCCGGGGATCATCATCTTGGGGGCAAGTCCTGTCGCTGTGGCGCTGGCTGAAATCGCGCTGCGCTTCGGCTACCACGTCACGGTCTGCGCACCGGGGGATGATCAGGGTGCGTTCGCCGCGGCTGACGCTCGTATCGACGGTTTCATGCTCGAAACCGCCGAAACCGCAGACAAGTACATCGTCGTTTCGACGCAGGGGCGCGGCGACGAGGCGGCGCTCAGCGCGGCGTTGTCTGTGCCCTCGGCGCATGTCTCTTTCGTCGGTAGCAGGGCCAAGGCTGCGGCCTTGTCGGCAAAGCTCAGGGACAAGGGCGTCGACGCTGATCGGCTGGCTACTCTGAAGGCTCCGGCCGGTCTCGATATCGGCGCGATAACGCCTGACGAGATTGCCTTGTCCATCCTGGCCGAAATCACCCAGGTCCGTCGCCGCAGACAGCGCGACGCGGCCGAGCGGGCGGGAGAAGGACGATGA
- a CDS encoding vWA domain-containing protein produces the protein MQVTRFPERANGPAERLAGFMAHLRLNGIPTGLGETETALAALAAVDAGHVGEVRSALRAVCVGDAEQEKRFDDLFDAYWLNHGRSRDGTVVTHSARNMKAKSGSNYRMAPGESDEEGEADMPDEDGEGASAGDGTGRLVASKISNIEKTDLRKLMTPEDMTRAERIAERIARSIRDRRSRRRKAALRGAMPDMRKILRKSVQRGGEPIELFRKARPDRPVNVIAILDVSGSMTVYARVFLAFLKGLVSADQRTDAYLFHTQLVRISDALRDSDTMRAVNRLSIMAKGFGGGTRIGSNLKQFNAQYAAQSVNGRSVVIILSDGYDTDPPEMIDEAVARLKRRGARIVWLNPLKGWKDYAPVARGMAAALPHLDHFAAANTLSDLAALEPWLNEL, from the coding sequence ATGCAGGTGACGCGCTTCCCTGAACGCGCCAACGGCCCCGCCGAGCGGCTGGCGGGCTTCATGGCGCATCTGCGCCTCAACGGCATCCCGACGGGCCTGGGAGAGACCGAGACCGCGCTGGCCGCGCTTGCGGCGGTCGATGCCGGGCATGTTGGCGAGGTCCGTTCTGCGCTCAGGGCGGTCTGCGTCGGCGACGCCGAGCAGGAAAAGCGCTTCGATGACCTGTTCGATGCCTATTGGCTGAATCATGGCCGCAGTCGTGACGGCACGGTCGTCACGCATTCCGCACGCAACATGAAGGCGAAAAGCGGCAGCAACTACCGCATGGCGCCCGGCGAGAGCGACGAAGAAGGCGAAGCTGATATGCCGGACGAGGACGGGGAGGGCGCTTCCGCGGGCGATGGCACAGGACGGCTCGTCGCCTCGAAAATATCCAATATCGAGAAGACCGACCTGCGCAAGCTGATGACGCCGGAGGATATGACTCGGGCAGAGCGTATCGCCGAACGGATCGCGCGGAGCATTCGCGATCGGCGCTCCCGGCGGCGAAAGGCGGCGCTGCGCGGCGCGATGCCGGACATGCGCAAGATCCTGCGCAAAAGCGTTCAACGCGGCGGCGAGCCGATCGAGCTCTTCCGCAAGGCAAGGCCCGACCGGCCGGTGAACGTCATTGCCATTCTCGACGTATCGGGTTCGATGACGGTCTATGCGCGGGTATTTCTCGCTTTCCTGAAAGGTCTCGTTTCGGCCGACCAGCGCACGGACGCCTATCTGTTTCACACGCAGTTGGTGCGCATTTCCGATGCCTTGCGTGACAGTGACACGATGCGCGCCGTGAACCGCCTCTCCATTATGGCAAAGGGGTTTGGTGGCGGCACGAGAATCGGCTCGAACCTTAAACAGTTCAACGCGCAATACGCGGCGCAATCGGTCAACGGGCGCAGTGTCGTCATCATCCTGTCGGACGGCTACGACACCGACCCGCCGGAGATGATCGACGAGGCAGTGGCCCGGTTGAAGCGGCGCGGTGCGCGCATCGTCTGGCTCAACCCGTTGAAGGGCTGGAAAGACTATGCACCGGTGGCGCGCGGCATGGCTGCGGCGCTGCCGCATCTCGACCATTTCGCCGCGGCGAACACGCTTTCGGACCTGGCCGCGCTTGAGCCGTGGCTGAACGAGCTGTGA
- a CDS encoding ArsR/SmtB family transcription factor, which translates to MAETPDHEEQAASARMMENAERTTRFLKSLAHPSRLVILCRLCESGASVGELETMLGVPQAAVSKQLARLREEGLVAYRRSGRSIIYSLADERIRRVVKTLYDEFCV; encoded by the coding sequence TTGGCCGAAACACCCGATCACGAGGAGCAGGCCGCTTCCGCCCGGATGATGGAAAATGCCGAGCGCACGACCAGGTTCCTGAAATCGCTTGCGCACCCCTCGCGCCTCGTCATCCTGTGCCGGCTTTGTGAGTCGGGCGCCAGCGTCGGGGAACTGGAAACCATGCTTGGTGTGCCCCAGGCCGCCGTGTCGAAACAGCTCGCACGCCTGCGCGAAGAAGGCCTCGTCGCCTACAGGCGATCAGGCAGGTCGATCATCTATTCGCTTGCGGATGAGCGCATCCGGCGCGTCGTGAAGACGCTCTACGACGAATTCTGCGTATAG
- a CDS encoding sulfite exporter TauE/SafE family protein, translating into MDVAWLVVALAGAGLVAGLLAGLFGIGGGAILVPVFYQVFGLIGIDEAIRMHLSVGTSLAIIVPTSIRSFLSHKAKGAVDMELLRTYIIAVPTGVLLATLVFASISSEGLRIVFAAIAVLVGIRLVVNRSNWQLGDELPKGIKRFGVGALIGFLSTLMGIGGGVLNNTFMTLFNRPIHQAVATSSGVGVLISVPGFVGSIWAGWGAEGLPFLSTGYVNWLAVALIIPVTLLVAPVGVKIAHKLEKRQLEIGFGIFMFIVAGRFILSVLQG; encoded by the coding sequence ATGGACGTTGCCTGGCTTGTCGTGGCGCTTGCCGGAGCCGGGCTTGTTGCCGGCTTGCTTGCCGGACTGTTCGGGATTGGCGGCGGCGCCATCCTGGTCCCTGTCTTCTACCAGGTTTTCGGCCTCATCGGCATCGACGAGGCGATCCGGATGCACCTTTCGGTTGGCACTTCGCTGGCTATCATCGTGCCGACTTCAATCCGTTCGTTCCTTTCGCACAAGGCCAAGGGCGCCGTCGACATGGAACTGTTGCGGACCTACATCATCGCGGTGCCGACCGGCGTGCTGCTCGCCACGCTCGTTTTTGCCTCGATTTCCTCGGAAGGGCTGCGCATCGTGTTCGCGGCGATCGCCGTTCTTGTCGGCATCAGGCTTGTCGTCAATCGCTCGAACTGGCAGCTTGGCGACGAATTGCCGAAGGGCATCAAGCGTTTTGGGGTGGGGGCGCTGATCGGTTTCCTGTCGACGCTGATGGGTATCGGAGGCGGCGTTCTCAACAACACCTTCATGACGCTATTCAACAGACCGATCCACCAGGCCGTCGCGACGTCTTCCGGCGTCGGCGTGCTGATCTCCGTTCCCGGTTTCGTCGGTTCGATATGGGCAGGCTGGGGGGCTGAAGGCCTGCCATTTCTCTCCACCGGTTACGTCAACTGGCTCGCGGTGGCACTGATCATTCCTGTCACTCTTCTGGTCGCACCTGTCGGCGTGAAGATCGCGCACAAGCTCGAGAAGCGCCAACTGGAGATAGGGTTCGGCATTTTCATGTTCATTGTGGCCGGGCGTTTCATCCTGAGCGTGTTGCAGGGCTAG
- the ngg gene encoding N-acetylglutaminylglutamine synthetase yields the protein MTDKDRDGGKGGTAPRDRQGRDAYAHRLKRMRDQALKPPIAQHGDEQVQMTPEAVLDCGWGRLVFAQTFDESGAMVAALRDEQPDRRDIALYVRNPHVLLANAPQELFLDPSHTYRLDLSQYRASRKAPRGFFIRRLTSQSDAEAINRIYSARSMIPVPPEFFWSKRDARTIIYFVAEDEQTGEVLGTVTGVDHVRAFNDPEGGSSLWCLAVDPAARHPGIGEALVRRLAEYFTTRGSAFLDLSVLHDNEQAIALYEKLGFERVSFFSVKRKNPINETLFTGPDTDQEFNPYARIIVNEARRRGIHVEVVDAEAGFFRLTQGGRSILCRESLSEMTSAVAMSICDDKAVTRRVVSAAGVRVPAQLEDGSGPDEIAEFVKRHGKVVVKPARGEQGRGISVGLSDLDEVREAIKAARAVSDTVLLEEYVEGEDLRLVVINYRVVAAAIRRPPTIVGDGERTVRALIAAQSRRRAAATGGESRIPLDAETERTVREAGCGLDDVLAADTEIAVRKTANLHTGGTIHDVTDIVDPVLVDAAVAAARAIDIPVTGIDLMVKSPRRPDYAFIEANERPGLANHEPQPTAERFIDLLFPLSMPAAVRQTMNRDRV from the coding sequence ATGACGGACAAGGACAGGGACGGCGGCAAGGGCGGCACGGCACCGCGGGACCGGCAGGGTCGCGATGCCTATGCGCACCGGCTGAAGCGCATGCGCGACCAGGCGCTGAAACCGCCGATCGCGCAACATGGCGACGAGCAGGTGCAGATGACACCGGAAGCGGTGCTCGATTGCGGCTGGGGCAGGCTGGTCTTTGCCCAGACCTTCGATGAATCGGGCGCGATGGTCGCGGCATTGCGAGACGAGCAGCCCGACCGGCGCGACATCGCGCTCTATGTGCGGAACCCGCATGTCCTGCTCGCGAATGCTCCGCAGGAACTCTTCCTCGACCCGTCGCACACCTACCGGCTCGACCTCTCGCAATACCGCGCTTCGCGCAAGGCTCCGAGGGGCTTCTTCATCCGCCGCCTGACATCGCAGTCGGACGCGGAAGCGATCAACCGCATCTATTCGGCCCGCAGCATGATCCCCGTGCCGCCGGAATTCTTCTGGTCGAAGCGAGACGCGCGTACCATCATCTATTTCGTCGCCGAGGACGAGCAGACGGGAGAGGTGCTCGGCACAGTGACCGGCGTCGACCATGTCCGGGCCTTCAACGATCCGGAAGGCGGCTCGTCGCTCTGGTGCCTCGCTGTGGACCCGGCCGCGCGCCACCCCGGCATCGGCGAGGCACTGGTGCGGCGCCTGGCGGAGTATTTCACGACGCGCGGCTCGGCCTTTCTCGACCTTTCCGTCCTGCACGACAACGAGCAGGCCATCGCGCTCTACGAGAAGCTGGGCTTCGAGCGCGTGTCCTTCTTTTCCGTCAAGCGCAAGAACCCGATCAACGAAACGCTGTTCACCGGACCGGACACCGACCAGGAGTTCAATCCCTATGCCCGGATCATCGTCAACGAGGCACGACGGCGCGGCATTCACGTCGAGGTGGTGGACGCGGAGGCGGGCTTCTTCCGGCTCACGCAGGGGGGGCGCTCCATTCTTTGCCGGGAAAGCCTGTCCGAGATGACGTCGGCGGTGGCCATGTCAATATGCGACGACAAGGCGGTCACGCGCCGTGTCGTATCGGCCGCGGGCGTGCGCGTGCCCGCACAACTCGAGGACGGCTCAGGTCCGGACGAGATCGCGGAATTCGTCAAGCGGCATGGCAAGGTTGTCGTCAAACCGGCGCGCGGCGAGCAGGGACGCGGCATATCGGTCGGACTGTCGGATCTCGACGAGGTCAGGGAAGCGATCAAGGCGGCCAGGGCGGTATCCGACACCGTATTGCTGGAGGAGTACGTCGAGGGCGAGGATCTGCGGCTCGTGGTCATCAACTACCGGGTCGTTGCCGCCGCCATTCGCCGCCCGCCAACCATCGTCGGCGACGGGGAACGGACCGTCCGTGCGCTGATTGCTGCGCAAAGCCGCCGCCGGGCCGCCGCCACCGGCGGGGAATCCAGGATTCCCCTCGATGCCGAGACGGAGCGCACCGTGCGGGAAGCGGGCTGCGGCCTGGATGACGTGCTGGCGGCGGATACCGAGATCGCCGTGCGCAAGACGGCCAATCTGCATACCGGCGGCACGATTCACGACGTGACCGATATCGTCGATCCGGTGTTGGTGGACGCTGCGGTTGCCGCGGCGCGTGCCATCGACATTCCGGTGACCGGTATCGACCTGATGGTGAAATCGCCCCGCAGGCCGGATTATGCCTTCATAGAGGCGAATGAAAGGCCGGGACTGGCCAATCACGAACCGCAGCCTACGGCCGAACGTTTCATTGATCTGCTTTTTCCTCTATCGATGCCAGCGGCCGTGCGCCAGACCATGAACAGGGACAGGGTTTAG
- the dusA gene encoding tRNA dihydrouridine(20/20a) synthase DusA: MSYLYGQVVPKVAVAPMMDWTDRHCRFFHRQLTRHALLYTEMVVADAVIHGERKRLLGYDPIEHPVALQLGGSDPAKLAEAVRIATDFGYDEFNLNVGCPSDRVQSGTFGACLMKTPDLVARCVEAMKEAAPAGIPVTVKCRIGVDEQDPNAALFDLSRLVSDAGTDAIWVHARKAWLEGLSPKENRDVPPLDYEIVYRLKAEYPSLFIGINGGIQDLIQAREHLARVDGAMLGRAAYQNPGLLADADRLIYGETIEMPCMEDVVETMADYVDRHVAAGGRANQVTRHMVGLFHGVAGARQWRQILSTMAVKPGANGDVLRDALRAITDARQNAA, encoded by the coding sequence ATGTCGTATCTGTACGGGCAGGTGGTGCCCAAGGTTGCCGTCGCTCCAATGATGGACTGGACGGACCGGCATTGCCGGTTTTTCCATCGTCAGCTGACGCGCCATGCGCTGCTGTATACCGAGATGGTCGTGGCCGACGCGGTCATCCATGGCGAGCGCAAGCGCCTGCTGGGATACGACCCGATCGAGCACCCGGTGGCGTTGCAGCTTGGCGGTAGTGACCCGGCCAAGCTGGCGGAGGCGGTGCGGATCGCGACAGATTTCGGCTATGACGAGTTCAACCTTAATGTCGGCTGCCCTTCCGACCGTGTTCAGTCGGGGACGTTCGGTGCCTGCCTGATGAAAACGCCTGATCTGGTTGCACGGTGTGTCGAAGCGATGAAAGAGGCAGCGCCCGCCGGTATCCCGGTGACCGTGAAGTGCCGTATCGGCGTCGACGAACAGGACCCAAATGCCGCGCTGTTCGATCTTTCGCGCCTGGTTTCCGATGCCGGCACGGATGCGATCTGGGTGCATGCCCGCAAGGCGTGGCTGGAGGGGCTCAGCCCGAAGGAAAACCGTGATGTTCCGCCGCTCGACTACGAGATCGTTTATCGACTCAAGGCGGAATATCCGAGTTTATTCATCGGGATAAACGGCGGAATTCAGGATTTGATTCAAGCGCGCGAGCATTTGGCGCGAGTTGACGGAGCGATGTTGGGGCGCGCTGCCTATCAGAACCCGGGATTGCTCGCGGATGCCGACAGGCTGATCTACGGCGAGACGATCGAAATGCCGTGCATGGAGGACGTCGTGGAAACGATGGCCGATTATGTCGATCGTCACGTTGCCGCAGGGGGCAGGGCAAATCAGGTGACCCGGCACATGGTGGGCCTTTTCCATGGCGTGGCCGGTGCGCGGCAGTGGCGCCAGATATTGTCGACGATGGCCGTCAAGCCCGGCGCGAACGGAGACGTTCTGCGCGACGCGCTTCGTGCGATCACGGATGCCAGGCAGAACGCCGCGTGA
- a CDS encoding osmoprotectant NAGGN system M42 family peptidase, producing the protein MSRLAIDHEYMLSVLEKLLQIPSPTGYTDPVVRFVSRELERQGLSVELTRRGAIRAIRPGKRESGARAIVSHLDTLGAQVKMLKDNGRLEIVPIGHWSARFAEGARATVFADGGGYRGTILPLKASGHTFNTEIDTLPIGWDHVEFRIDAIARNKEDIERLGIEVGDIIAIDPQPEFLDNGFIVSRHLDNKAGVAVALAALKALQDEQAETPVDIHFLFTIAEEVGVGASSVLTHNVASMITVDNGTTAPGQNSDEFGVTIGMADQTGPFDYHLAKKLATLCQENEIRYQKDIFRYYRSDSASAVEAGADVRTALITFGVDASHGYERIHTHALRSLAELITAYVVSPVMITRDFKETSGVKGFTRQPTGEARQELSPEVEDEELGE; encoded by the coding sequence GTGTCACGCTTGGCAATTGATCACGAATACATGCTCTCCGTGCTGGAGAAGCTTCTGCAGATACCGAGTCCGACCGGTTACACCGATCCGGTTGTCCGCTTCGTTTCGCGGGAACTCGAACGGCAAGGTCTGTCGGTGGAACTCACGCGACGGGGCGCTATCCGCGCCATACGTCCGGGCAAGCGCGAATCCGGTGCGCGGGCCATCGTTTCGCATCTCGATACGCTTGGTGCGCAAGTGAAGATGCTGAAGGACAACGGACGGCTGGAAATCGTGCCGATCGGGCATTGGTCGGCACGTTTCGCGGAGGGCGCTCGTGCGACCGTATTCGCGGATGGTGGCGGCTATCGCGGTACGATCCTGCCGCTGAAGGCGTCCGGACACACATTCAATACCGAGATCGACACTTTACCGATCGGTTGGGATCATGTCGAATTTCGTATCGATGCGATTGCGCGCAACAAGGAGGATATCGAACGTCTCGGCATCGAGGTCGGCGACATCATTGCCATCGATCCGCAGCCAGAATTTCTTGACAACGGATTTATCGTGTCCCGCCACCTCGACAACAAGGCAGGCGTCGCTGTCGCATTGGCTGCCTTGAAGGCTTTGCAGGATGAGCAGGCCGAAACTCCGGTCGATATCCATTTCCTGTTCACGATCGCGGAGGAGGTCGGCGTCGGTGCGTCGTCCGTGCTTACACATAACGTTGCCTCAATGATCACCGTCGACAACGGCACGACTGCGCCTGGTCAGAATTCCGACGAATTCGGCGTGACTATCGGCATGGCGGACCAAACCGGCCCGTTCGACTATCATCTTGCCAAGAAGCTGGCGACGCTGTGCCAGGAAAACGAGATCCGTTACCAGAAAGACATTTTTCGCTACTATCGCTCGGACTCGGCAAGCGCCGTCGAGGCGGGCGCCGATGTGCGGACGGCGCTGATCACTTTCGGCGTGGACGCGTCGCATGGCTACGAGCGTATCCATACCCATGCGTTGCGCTCGCTGGCGGAATTGATCACCGCCTATGTTGTCAGTCCCGTGATGATCACGCGTGACTTCAAGGAAACCTCCGGCGTCAAGGGCTTCACGCGCCAACCGACCGGCGAGGCAAGGCAGGAGCTGTCTCCGGAAGTCGAGGATGAGGAACTTGGCGAATAG
- a CDS encoding N-acetylglutaminylglutamine amidotransferase, whose amino-acid sequence MCGIAGEIRFDGAFADTSAVARMTDALAPRGPDGSGILAQGRVAFGHRRLKIIDLSEKAAQPMSDPALGLTVVFNGCIYNYPELRRELEADGYAFFSHGDTEVVLKAFDKWGQACVERFHGMFAFAIHERDTGAVTLARDRFGIKPLYYSETNDRIRFASFLPALLKAGGIDTDIDREALHNYMSFHAVVPPPRTIMKGVRKLPPATTRTIGADGSIEDRVYWQPAYERRREDAGLKRDDWRDRVHDALRLAVRRRMVADVPVGVLLSGGVDSSLIVGLLAEEGQKDLMTFSIGFEEANGEKGDEFVYSDLIAETFKTDHHKIFVPSADLIRHLPDTIAAMSEPMVSYDNIGFFLLSREVSKHVKVVQSGQGADEVFAGYHWYPPLAESDDVVGDYANVFFDRTHATLAGQLDERWMAGSDVSRSLVSEHLQRGGAATPVDRALRLDSHVMLVDDPVKRVDNMTMAWGLEARVPFLDHELVELAATIPPEFKLLDNGKGVLKDVARQVVPHEVIDRKKGYFPVPQLKYIQGEYLDMVRDAMGSRVARERGLFRQDYLETLYADPAGRITPLQGSELWQVALLEMWLQTHGV is encoded by the coding sequence ATGTGTGGAATTGCCGGAGAAATCCGTTTCGATGGCGCGTTTGCTGATACGTCAGCAGTCGCGCGCATGACCGATGCGCTTGCCCCGCGGGGTCCCGACGGCAGCGGGATCCTTGCGCAAGGACGCGTTGCGTTCGGTCATCGCCGTCTCAAGATCATCGACCTGTCCGAAAAGGCGGCCCAACCGATGAGCGATCCGGCCCTTGGCCTGACGGTGGTGTTCAACGGTTGTATCTACAACTACCCGGAACTGCGCAGAGAGCTCGAAGCGGACGGTTATGCCTTCTTTTCCCACGGCGACACGGAGGTCGTCCTCAAGGCATTCGACAAATGGGGCCAGGCCTGCGTGGAACGTTTTCATGGCATGTTTGCCTTTGCGATCCACGAACGCGATACGGGGGCGGTGACGCTTGCGCGCGACCGTTTCGGCATCAAGCCGCTCTACTACTCGGAGACGAATGACCGCATCCGCTTCGCTTCCTTCCTGCCCGCTCTGCTGAAGGCCGGCGGGATCGACACCGATATCGACCGGGAAGCGCTGCACAACTACATGAGCTTTCATGCGGTCGTTCCGCCGCCACGGACCATCATGAAGGGGGTGCGCAAGCTGCCGCCGGCCACGACGCGGACGATCGGCGCGGACGGGAGTATCGAGGATCGCGTGTATTGGCAGCCGGCCTACGAGCGGCGGCGCGAAGATGCGGGGCTGAAGCGCGATGACTGGCGGGACCGGGTTCATGACGCGCTGCGTCTGGCGGTGCGCCGGCGCATGGTGGCCGATGTGCCGGTCGGCGTGCTGCTGTCGGGCGGAGTCGATTCATCGCTGATCGTCGGGCTGCTGGCGGAGGAGGGGCAGAAGGACCTTATGACCTTCTCCATCGGCTTCGAAGAGGCAAATGGCGAGAAAGGTGACGAGTTCGTTTATTCCGACCTGATCGCCGAAACATTCAAGACGGACCATCACAAGATATTCGTTCCGTCCGCGGACCTCATCCGCCACCTGCCGGACACGATCGCCGCCATGTCGGAACCGATGGTCTCCTACGACAATATCGGTTTCTTTCTGCTCAGCCGCGAAGTCTCGAAACACGTCAAGGTCGTGCAATCGGGGCAGGGCGCCGACGAGGTGTTCGCCGGCTATCACTGGTATCCGCCACTGGCCGAATCCGACGATGTCGTCGGCGATTATGCCAACGTGTTCTTCGACCGTACGCATGCGACGCTGGCCGGACAGCTCGACGAGCGGTGGATGGCAGGAAGTGACGTCAGCCGTTCGCTTGTCAGCGAGCACCTGCAGCGCGGCGGCGCCGCCACGCCGGTCGACCGCGCGCTGCGCCTCGACTCCCATGTCATGCTGGTCGACGATCCCGTGAAGCGGGTCGACAACATGACGATGGCCTGGGGATTGGAGGCGCGCGTGCCCTTCCTGGATCACGAGCTGGTCGAACTGGCCGCGACCATCCCGCCGGAGTTCAAACTGCTCGACAATGGCAAGGGCGTGCTCAAGGACGTGGCGCGGCAGGTGGTGCCGCACGAGGTTATCGATCGCAAGAAGGGCTATTTCCCGGTCCCGCAGCTCAAGTACATCCAGGGCGAGTATCTCGACATGGTCAGGGATGCGATGGGATCGCGGGTGGCCCGGGAGCGCGGCCTTTTCCGGCAGGACTACCTGGAAACGCTCTATGCCGATCCCGCCGGCCGCATCACGCCGCTGCAGGGGTCAGAACTTTGGCAGGTCGCGCTGCTCGAAATGTGGTTGCAGACACACGGGGTGTGA
- a CDS encoding CoxG family protein has product MEMNDEIRIEAPRDRVYAALNDTETLKACIPGCEELVKKSDTELEAKVTLKIGPVKAKFGGNVTLDQSNAPGRFSLSGEGSGGVAGFAKGGADVELEEDGDATVLRYTAKADVGGKIAQLGSRLIVSTANRLAGQFFAKFKEVVEAEG; this is encoded by the coding sequence ATGGAAATGAACGACGAAATCCGGATCGAAGCCCCGCGTGACCGGGTTTACGCCGCGTTGAACGACACCGAGACGCTTAAGGCATGCATTCCGGGATGCGAGGAACTCGTCAAGAAGTCGGATACGGAACTGGAGGCGAAGGTCACGTTGAAGATCGGTCCGGTGAAGGCGAAATTCGGCGGCAACGTGACTCTCGATCAGTCCAATGCGCCGGGGCGGTTTTCGCTTTCGGGTGAAGGCAGCGGCGGCGTCGCCGGCTTCGCCAAGGGTGGAGCCGATGTCGAGCTGGAGGAAGATGGCGATGCGACGGTGTTGCGTTACACGGCAAAGGCGGACGTCGGCGGGAAGATCGCCCAACTTGGCAGCCGTCTGATCGTTTCGACGGCAAACCGCCTGGCCGGCCAGTTCTTCGCCAAGTTCAAGGAAGTGGTCGAGGCAGAAGGCTGA
- a CDS encoding AAA family ATPase — translation MSWQTLQADLSNTGYVASDDLAMALFLAVTLGKPLLLEGPAGVGKTQIAKSLAELRDAKLIRLQCYEGLDASHAIYEWNYQRQLLSIRAAAEERKSSAEVEDHIFSEKFLLQRPLLEAIRQDKQAVLLIDEIDRADEEFEAYLLEILSDFQITIPEIGTIEATTRPYVILTANGARDLSDALRRRCLYNYVDYPDRRTEMAILAKRCPALEDRLAEQIVGFVQALRKEELEKKPGIAEMLDWAAALAGLGVNDLADDPEQTQATLVCLLKTERDRAAVPREVQQRLVGKAA, via the coding sequence ATGTCCTGGCAAACTTTGCAGGCCGACCTGTCCAATACCGGCTATGTCGCGTCCGACGACTTGGCGATGGCGCTTTTCCTGGCGGTGACGCTGGGCAAACCGCTGTTGCTGGAAGGTCCGGCCGGTGTCGGCAAGACCCAGATCGCCAAGTCTCTCGCCGAGTTGCGGGATGCGAAGCTGATCCGGCTGCAATGCTACGAGGGGCTCGATGCTAGCCACGCGATCTACGAGTGGAACTACCAGCGGCAATTGCTGTCGATCCGCGCCGCGGCGGAAGAGCGCAAGTCGTCCGCCGAGGTCGAGGACCACATCTTTTCCGAAAAGTTCCTGCTGCAACGGCCGCTGCTGGAAGCGATCCGGCAGGACAAGCAGGCGGTCCTTCTGATCGACGAGATCGACCGGGCGGACGAGGAGTTCGAGGCCTACCTTCTGGAAATCCTGTCCGATTTCCAGATCACCATACCCGAGATCGGCACCATCGAGGCTACGACGCGACCATACGTCATCCTGACAGCGAATGGCGCGCGGGATCTTTCGGACGCGCTGCGGCGGCGCTGCCTCTACAACTATGTCGACTATCCCGACCGGCGTACCGAGATGGCAATTCTCGCCAAGAGATGCCCGGCACTCGAGGACCGGCTGGCAGAACAGATCGTCGGGTTCGTGCAGGCGCTGCGCAAGGAGGAACTAGAAAAGAAGCCGGGTATCGCCGAAATGCTCGACTGGGCTGCTGCGCTGGCCGGTCTCGGTGTCAACGACCTGGCCGACGACCCCGAACAGACGCAGGCGACACTGGTCTGCCTCCTGAAGACCGAGCGCGATCGTGCGGCGGTGCCCAGGGAGGTGCAGCAGCGCCTCGTCGGAAAGGCAGCCTGA